The Rhododendron vialii isolate Sample 1 chromosome 6a, ASM3025357v1 genome includes a window with the following:
- the LOC131330964 gene encoding histone H3.3 — protein MARTKQTARKSTGGKAPRKQLATKAARKSAPTTGGVKKPHRYRPGTVALREIRKYQKSTELLIRKLPFQRLVREIAQDFKTDLRFQSHAVLALQEAAEAYLVGLFEDTNLCAIHAKRVTIMPKDIQLARRIRGERA, from the exons ATGGCTCGTACGAAGCAAACTGCTCGCAAGTCTACCGGTGGGAAGGCTCCCAGGAAGCAGCTCGCTACTAAG GCTGCGAGGAAGTCGGCTCCAACCACCGGTGGAGTGAAGAAACCTCATCGTTACCGCCCTGGAACTGTCGCCCTTCG TGAAATCCGAAAGTACCAAAAGAGCACAGAACTTCTCATCCGCAAATTGCCCTTCCAACGCCTTGTCCGCGAAATTGCCCAAGACTTCAAG ACGGATTTGAGGTTCCAGAGCCACGCAGTTCTTGCCCTTCAGGAGGCAGCGGAAGCCTATTTGGTGGGTCTGTTTGAGGACACCAACTTGTGTGCCATTCATGCCAAGAGGGTTACTATCATGCCCAAAGACATCCAGCTCGCCAGGCGAATTCGCGGGGAACGTGCCTAG
- the LOC131330948 gene encoding pre-mRNA-splicing factor ATP-dependent RNA helicase DEAH1-like, protein MGSDLKAWVSDKLISLLGYSQPTLVLYMIGLSKTTSSPSDFVGKLVDFGLSASNETRKFAEEIYGRVPHKGSGINVYQKQEREAALLVRKHKTYSILEADDDDDHDVGGGSGNGSHIPAASEVRNADDSRKKRFRKKTENDQEDEDDEVVTNMEEKRRVKQRTNDDSESEEEILCDQREREELERHLKDRDAAATRKLGEAKSRRNEEEELVIRRSNALEQDGMNTLRKVSRQEYLKKREEKIVDQLRDDIEDEQYLFDGVKLTEAEYRELRYKKVIYELVEKRSEDADNVDGYRMPKAYDQEGGVNQEKRFSVAMQRYRDSGAGDKRNFFAEQEAWEEHQIGKATLRYGSKDRKQKADEFQFVFEDQIDFIKASVMDGVKFEDEIPAESLDKSMEKSAFEKLQEGRKTLPIYAYRDELLQAVEDHQVLVIVGETGSRKTTQIPQYLHEAGYTKRGKIGCTQPRRVAAMSVAARVSQEMGLKLGHEVGYSIRFEDCTSEKTLVKYMTDGMLLREFLVEPNLAGYSVVMVDEAHERTLSTDILFGLVKDIARFRPDLKLLISSATLDAAKFSDYFDSAPIFKIPGRPFEVEVHYTKAPEADYLDAAIVTALQIHVTQQPGDGDILIFFTGQEEIETAEEILKHRTRGLGTKIPELIICPIYANLPTELQAKIFEPTPKGARKVVLATNIAETSVTIDGIKYVIDPGFCKMKSYNPRTGMESLLVTPISKASATQRAGRSGRTGPGKCFRLYTAYNHDNDMDDNTVPEIQRTNLANVVLTLKSLGIHDLVHFDFMDPPPAETLLKALELLFALGALNKLGELTKVGRRMAEFPLDPTLSKMIVASEKYQCSEEIISIAAMLSAGSSIFYRPKDKQVHADIARTNFHMGNVGDHIALLKIYSSWKETNYSTQWCYENYIQVRSMKRARDIRDQLEGLLERVEIKLMSNSNDLEPIKKAITAGFFPHSARMQKNGSYRKVKTPQTVYIHPSSGLAQVLPRWVIYHELVLTTKEYMRQVTELKPEWLVEIAPHYYQMKDVEDPGSMKMPPSAGRASQY, encoded by the coding sequence TTCCGCATAAAGGTTCGGGGATTAATGTCTATCAGAAACAAGAACGAGAGGCGGCGTTACTGGTTCGGAAGCACAAAACTTACTCTATTTTGGAGgccgatgatgatgatgaccaTGATGTTGGAGGTGGCAGTGGTAATGGCTCTCATATTCCCGCGGCTTCTGAGGTCAGAAATGCCGATGACAGTCGTAAGAAACGGTTCAGGAAGAAGACCGAGAATGATCAGGAAGACGAAGATGATGAGGTGGTTACAAACATGGAAGAAAAAAGACGAGTTAAGCAACGGACTAATGATGATTCTGAGTCGGAGGAAGAAATATTGTGCGAccaaagagagagggaggagttAGAGCGCCACCTCAAAGATCGGGATGCAGCAGCGACGAGGAAGCTAGGCGAGGCAAAGTCGAGGAGGAATGAGGAAGAAGAATTGGTAATTCGGAGATCTAATGCTTTGGAGCAAGATGGCATGAATACTTTAAGAAAAGTTTCAAGGCAAGAGTATTTGAAGAAAAGGGAGGAAAAGATAGTGGATCAGCTCAGGGATGATATAGAGGATGAGCAGtatcttttcgacggtgtaaaATTGACTGAAGCAGAATATCGCGAGCTGAGATACAAGAAGGTGATTTACGAGCTTGTTGAGAAGCGGTCTGAAGACGCTGATAACGTAGATGGGTATCGAATGCCTAAAGCTTACGATCAGGAAGGCGGTGTGAATCAAGAGAAGAGATTTTCTGTCGCTATGCAGCGTTACAGGGACTCGGGTGCTGGAGACAAAAGGAACTTCTTTGCAGAACAAGAAGCATGGGAGGAGCATCAGATTGGAAAAGCTACCCTTAGGTATGGTTCAAAAGATAGGAAGCAAAAAGCCGATGAGTTCCAGTTTGTATTCGAGGACCAGATTGATTTCATTAAGGCATCTGTGATGGATGGTGTCAAATTTGAAGATGAGATTCCTGCTGAGTCCCTCGACAAATCGATGGAGAAATCAGCATTTGAGAAACTTCAGGAGGGCAGAAAAACTTTGCCTATTTATGCATATCGAGATGAGTTGCTTCAAGCTGTTGAAGATCATCAGGTTCTTGTTATAGTTGGGGAGACGGGCTCCAGGAAAACCACGCAAATACCCCAGTATCTACATGAGGCTGGATACACGAAACGAGGAAAGATTGGATGTACACAGCCGCGGCGAGTTGCTGCTATGAGCGTTGCTGCCCGTGTTTCTCAAGAGATGGGTCTCAAACTTGGCCACGAGGTTGGTTATTCCATTCGTTTCGAAGATTGCACTTCAGAGAAGACACTTGTGAAGTATATGACTGATGGTATGCTACTTCGGGAGTTCCTCGTGGAACCTAATCTCGCAGGTTACAGTGTTGTGATGGTGGATGAGGCCCACGAAAGAACTCTCTCAACCGACATTCTGTTCGGTTTAGTTAAGGATATTGCCCGGTTTAGACCGGACCTCAAGTTGCTTATCTCAAGCGCGACTCTTGATGCAGCGAAGTTCAGCGATTACTTCGAttctgctccaatttttaagATCCCCGGTAGGCCGTTTGAAGTTGAGGTGCATTACACAAAAGCACCGGAAGCTGATTACTTGGATGCAGCTATTGTAACTGCTCTGCAAATCCATGTCACTCAGCAACCTGGAGATGGTGACATCCTGATCTTCTTCACTGGGCAGGAGGAGATCGAAACAGCCGAGGAGATATTAAAACACAGGACAAGAGGGCTTGGAACTAAAATTCCGGAGCTCATCATATGCCCTATCTACGCAAACCTTCCAACAGAGCTACAGGCAAAAATATTCGAACCCACCCCCAAAGGAGCACGTAAGGTTGTCCTTGCCACAAATATAGCAGAAACCTCAGTAACAATCGATGGGATTAAGTACGTCATTGATCCAGGATTTTGCAAGATGAAATCGTATAATCCGCGAACTGGGATGGAGTCGTTATTGGTCACTCCCATCTCCAAAGCATCTGCAACTCAGAGGGCTGGTCGATCTGGACGGACAGGTCCCGGGAAGTGCTTTCGATTATATACTGCTTACAACCATGACAATGATATGGATGACAATACTGTCCCTGAGATACAACGGACTAACCTCGCAAATGTTGTTCTCACTCTTAAGAGCCTTGGCATTCACGACCTGGTGCATTTTGATTTTATGGACCCACCACCAGCTGAAACTTTGCTAAAAGCCTTGGAATTGCTCTTTGCTTTGGGTGCATTGAATAAGTTGGGAGAATTGACGAAAGTAGGCAGAAGAATGGCGGAGTTCCCTCTTGATCCCACTTTATCTAAAATGATTGTTGCATCAGAGAAATACCAGTGCTCGGAGGAGATCATATCGATCGCTGCTATGCTTTCTGCTGGAAGCTCAATCTTTTACCGCCCGAAGGACAAGCAAGTCCATGCTGACATTGCACGAACGAATTTTCACATGGGGAATGTTGGAGATCATATCGCGTTGCTTAAGATCTACAGTTCCTGGAAAGAAACCAATTACTCAACTCAGTGGTGCTATGAGAATTACATCCAGGTTAGGAGTATGAAGCGTGCAAGAGACATAAGAGATCAATTGGAGGGCCTATTGGAGAGGGTTGAGATTAAACTGATGTCGAACTCTAATGATCTAGAACCAATAAAGAAGGCTATAACGGCAGGTTTTTTCCCTCATTCAGCCAGGATGCAGAAAAACGGTTCTTATCGGAAAGTCAAAACTCCCCAGACGGTTTATATTCACCCGAGTTCTGGTTTAGCACAAGTACTTCCAAGATGGGTTATTTACCATGAATTGGTTCTGACAACAAAGGAGTACATGCGGCAGGTTACAGAACTGAAACCGGAGTGGTTGGTTGAGATCGCTCCACACTATTACCAAATGAAGGATGTGGAAGATCCTGGATCAATGAAAATGCCTCCCAGTGCAGGACGTGCGTCTCAGTATTGA
- the LOC131330944 gene encoding uncharacterized protein LOC131330944, translated as MNRWLSPNSPTTSSLVSSSSSTSRNSTSSSNLEYLYEFEYLPDDSKVPLTDLPFLNPYNAFVRPQTSVKKTVTQLFSTKRPTSVKESELLKLLPEKWVTAFENNQHQPIPVQSSNPLFETKPDGTVEISFPREASASPTTHPIIFPSRIDMFVDGSKPEPPIKYFQSSGLPVFYFKHPETGHCYFDACNCDECSEESFLDDDDESDNPCPICPQSPQSTPIPCKSPPSPKLPSKNDPSAQPSGCFMFTPSPSFTDADFPPLEYHNPQERTTHRHKILDSTTIHPDAPVTSTSSRPADPPSNPNSKAPQLMVQPVVSPSNNPISTLLHTLATMPETPSPEPTIESDSDIESTDSIPTPHVFMMNPENPEEDVEDPPIIEEDPDYAFSKCYTK; from the exons ATGAACCGTTGGCTTTCACCCAATTCCCCTACCACATCTTCTCTAGTCTCTTCAAGTTCATCTACCAGTAGAaattctacttcttcttctaatcttgagtacCTCTATGAGTTTGAGTATCTTCCTGACGAcagtaaggttcctcttactgatcttcctTTCCTCAACCCATATAATGCTTTTGTCCGTCCACAaacctctgtaaaaaagacaGTCACCCAACTCTTCTCTACAAAGCGTCCAACCTCagtaaaaga ATCTGAACTTCTTAAGCTTCTCCCAGAAAAATGGGTTACAGCTTTTGAGAATAACCAACACcagcccatacctgtccaatcttcaaacccACTTTTTGAAACCAAACCCGATGGCACGGTAGAAATTTCTTTCCCAAGAGAAGCGTCTGCCTCACCTACAACCCATCCAATCATCTTTCCCTCAAGGATTGACATGTTTGTTGATGGTTCTAAACCAGaacctccaattaaatattttcaatcTAGTGgtcttccagtcttctatttcaagcacccagaaacaggtcattgttactTTGATGCCTGTAACTGTGATGAATGTTCCGAAGAAAGTTTTCTAGATGACGATGATGAGTCTGACAATCCTTGTCCCATTTGTCCTCAGTCACCCCAGTCAACTCCTAtaccttgtaaatctccaccttcTCCAAAGTTACCATCCAAAAATGACCCTTCAGCTCAACCCAGTGGTTGTTTCATGTTCACCCCATCCCCATCTTTCACTGATGCAGACTTTCCTCCATTGGAATATCATAACCCTCAAGAAAGAACCACTCACCGTCATAAGATTCTTGATTCAACTACCATTcaccctgatg CACCGGTTACCTCCACTTCTTCTAGACCAGCAGATCCACCATCTAACCCAAATTCcaaagcacctcaattaatggTCCAGCCGGTTGTTAGTCCTTCTAACAAtccaatctccaccttgctacataccttagccaccaTGCCTGAAACCCCATCTCCCGAACCAACCATCGAATCTGATTCAGATATTGAATCTACTGATTCTATACCGactcctcatgttttcatgatgaaccctgaaaacccagaagagGATGTTGAGGACCCTCCTATCATTGAAGAGGATCCTGA CTATGCTTTCTCCAAATGCTACACTAAGtaa